A region of the Bacteroidota bacterium genome:
TGGGCAAACAGATTATTAGTTTTATGCTATATTGCATATCCAATATTAATAGCAAAACTTTTACTAACTATAATTAATCTTAAAAAAAATTTATCATTGACGGAAAACTCAATCCAATAATTAAGGCTACTGAAATCACAAATTGGCTCAAAGAAGAATTTGAATTAGGGCACGGTCACGCAATGGCTATTTACGCAACATTCAAAGGAAAAACTGAATGAAAAATAAACCATTGAACAGCTATCACTCCTGAAAAAAAATGATCGGTTCATTGCATAAAAAATCAAGACAATTATCTGCTTTATGCTTTTAATAAGAAAAGAGATGGCAAAAAAATTACTTCTCTAAGTTGCCAACTTATTATCGCAGCAAAACCTTAATAATAAGCAAAAAAATAAATGAATCATCTACAACATGACCAAACCAACACTCCCCACCATACCATTCAAATCCCACAAATCATTCGAAACCTGGCTTGAAAAACATCATGATAAGTCAACCGGAATTTGGATGAAAATATATAAAAAAGATTCCGGCATCAAAACAATTACTTATGCGGAGGCATTGGATGTTGCATTATGTTTTGGTTGGATTGATGGTCAAAAACAGGCATTTGATGAACAGTGTTGGCTACAAAAATTTTGTCCGAGAACGGCAAAAAGTATTTGGTCTAAAGTGAATATTGGTCATGTGGAGCGTTTAATCAAAAATGACAAAATGCGACCAGCCGGATTAAAAGCCATTGAAAGTGCCAAAGCAGATGGCAGATGGGAAAAGGCGTACGATTCTCCAAGTAAAATGACGATACCTGAAGATTTTTTAAAAGAACTCAGGAAAAACAAAAAGGCGGAAGCGTTTTTTAAAAGTCTCAACAAAACCAACCTATTCACGATTGGATTTCAATTGCAAACAGCGAAAAAACAAGAAACCCGTGAAAAACGCATGAAGGTAATTATTGAAAAATTGGCAAAGGGGGAGAAGTTTCATTGAAATATTGAAAGGTGCTTTTCTGAAAAATAGCACCATTTTTATAAAAAAATGAAAGCGGTAGGACTCGAATTTAATTTTCTGACCGAAGCATCGTCCATCATTTCTAAACAACAAGACCAAAATACTAAGAAAATGCATAAGCCAAACTCCCCTAGAATTGGCCATTTCTTTACAAAATCATTAAAACCTTTCGTTACTTCTAAACCAAATTGTTTGCAAAAAAATGACTGAATTTGGAATTGTGGCATTAGGTAAAATAAACCACTAATTCAAAAACGCAATTGCTATAGATGATTTTACCCAAGATCGTGATGGTGTCCATCATTTAAATGTTTTTAGCTGGCTGCTTAATGAATTTGAAAATAAAGAATAATCCTGCAAATTATTTATTGGGTTGTTTTACTAAAAATAATTCCTCATTCTCCAAAAGTGGAAGCGGTAGGACTCGAACCTACATGGGCGGATTTTCAGTCCACTGCATTGACCATCTTTGCTACACTTCCAAAATGGTGGAGACGACAGGAGTCGAACCTGTTTCTTTGGATTTTCAGTCCAACGCATAGACCGGCTGTGCTACATCTCCCTGATTAGCATAAAACAAAAAACCGTTTGCTACTTTCGTAACAAACGGTTTCAGAATTTCTTTATATATTTATCTATACGACAAACAGAACCCGCTCGCTACGTGACTTGCAGCTAAAAAACGAGTTACTAAAATATTTGCCTGTTGACATTTTCATGGAGCAAATATACTGCAAAATTTTTTCACAACAAATTATTTTTTTAATTTAGCTACAAATCATAAATTCGTTTTATCTAAAACTTTTACCATGAAAACAACATTTAAATATTTTTGCACTTTAATAGTTATTACATTTAT
Encoded here:
- a CDS encoding YdeI/OmpD-associated family protein, which codes for MTKPTLPTIPFKSHKSFETWLEKHHDKSTGIWMKIYKKDSGIKTITYAEALDVALCFGWIDGQKQAFDEQCWLQKFCPRTAKSIWSKVNIGHVERLIKNDKMRPAGLKAIESAKADGRWEKAYDSPSKMTIPEDFLKELRKNKKAEAFFKSLNKTNLFTIGFQLQTAKKQETREKRMKVIIEKLAKGEKFH